The following proteins are encoded in a genomic region of Arachis stenosperma cultivar V10309 chromosome 4, arast.V10309.gnm1.PFL2, whole genome shotgun sequence:
- the LOC130974743 gene encoding uncharacterized protein LOC130974743 yields MANNLGTTTVAYTLTESQSNNSDPKIPIKTSADRVVTPKEEAEWNDDDKKKMELNAKAINLLHCAISFEEYQKVSRCKTTKEIWEKLQDGESINEVFERFSIIINNFDAMGTTYSEQTLVRKLLRSLTKEWETTATVLAESNNLSPITYDELRGKLLPMKPHTKTRTQRKRE; encoded by the exons ATGGCGAACAATTTGGGCACAACCACAGTTGCCTATACTCTAACTGAAAGCCAGTCAAACAACAG TGATCCCAAGATTCCAATAAAAACAAGTGCTGATAgagtggtgactccaaaagaagaagctgaatggaATGATGACGACAAGAAGAAAATGGAGCTGAATGCTAAAGCCatcaaccttcttcactgtgctatcagctttgaagagTACCAAAAGGTTTCTAGATGCAAGACAACCAAAGAAATATGGGAGAAACTCCAG gatggagaaagcattaATGAAgtgtttgagagattctcaatcataatcaacaactTTGACGCTATGGGAACAACTTACTCAGAACAAACCCTAGtaagaaaactccttagaagcctcacaaaGGAATGGGAAACTACTGCCACTGTCCTAGCTGAGAGCAATAACCTAAGTCCtataacctatgatgagctgagaggaaAACTCTTGCCTATGAAGCCACACACAAAAACCCggactcaaagaaaaagggaatag